Proteins found in one Enterococcus sp. 9D6_DIV0238 genomic segment:
- a CDS encoding 3-keto-L-gulonate-6-phosphate decarboxylase UlaD: protein MTRPNLQIALDHSDLPNALKDVKEVGDIVDILEVGTILCLQAGEEAIRCIRALYPDKKVVADTKCADAGGTVAANCRTAGADWMTVICCATVPTMSAAAKEIEEVQVELYGDWTYEQAQKWLDAGISQAIYHQSRDALLAGETWGEKDLVKVKRLIEMGFRVSVTGGLTVETLQLFEGLDVYTFITGRGITGAEKPKQAAQEFQAEIERIWG, encoded by the coding sequence ATGACGAGACCAAATTTGCAAATTGCTTTGGATCATTCTGATTTACCAAATGCATTAAAAGATGTAAAAGAAGTAGGAGATATTGTAGATATCTTAGAGGTAGGAACGATTCTATGTTTACAGGCAGGAGAAGAAGCCATTCGTTGTATTCGTGCATTATATCCGGATAAAAAAGTTGTGGCAGATACCAAATGTGCCGATGCTGGTGGAACTGTTGCTGCTAACTGTCGCACTGCTGGTGCAGACTGGATGACAGTGATTTGTTGTGCTACAGTGCCTACCATGTCAGCTGCTGCAAAAGAGATAGAGGAAGTTCAGGTTGAGCTGTATGGTGATTGGACGTATGAACAAGCACAAAAATGGCTTGACGCGGGCATTTCACAAGCGATTTATCATCAAAGTCGAGACGCTCTTTTAGCGGGCGAAACTTGGGGTGAAAAAGACTTAGTAAAAGTCAAACGATTAATTGAAATGGGATTTCGTGTTTCCGTGACAGGAGGCTTAACTGTCGAAACACTGCAATTATTTGAAGGACTTGATGTATATACTTTTATTACAGGACGAGGAATTACAGGAGCTGAAAAACCGAAGCAGGCGGCTCAAGAATTTCAAGCTGAAATCGAACGTATTTGGGGGTGA
- a CDS encoding L-ribulose-5-phosphate 4-epimerase, giving the protein MNEQLIKEMKERVFAANLALPDAGLVKLTWGNVSEIDRETGIVVIKPSGVPYGQMKADDMVVTDLEGHVLAGALKPSSDLETHLELYKAFKEINSVVHTHSKNAVMWAQAGRGIPAYGTTHADTFYGVVPCTRQLTSKEVESAYELETGKVIIETFTKEKIDPMAVPGVLVYGHGPFTWGKTPQKAVENSIVLDEIAEMAEVTEIVNKNILPIPQYLLDKHYFRKHGVNAYYGQG; this is encoded by the coding sequence ATGAACGAACAATTGATCAAGGAAATGAAGGAACGAGTATTTGCAGCAAATTTGGCTTTACCCGATGCAGGATTAGTTAAGCTGACTTGGGGCAATGTCAGTGAGATCGATCGAGAAACAGGTATCGTTGTCATCAAACCTAGTGGTGTACCGTATGGACAAATGAAAGCTGATGATATGGTAGTCACAGATTTAGAAGGACATGTATTAGCAGGTGCGTTGAAGCCATCTTCAGATTTAGAGACACATCTTGAATTATATAAGGCCTTTAAAGAGATCAATTCAGTTGTACATACGCATTCAAAAAATGCGGTTATGTGGGCGCAGGCAGGCCGAGGAATACCAGCCTATGGAACGACACACGCAGATACATTTTATGGTGTTGTTCCCTGCACGCGGCAATTGACTTCAAAAGAAGTAGAATCCGCATATGAACTCGAGACAGGTAAAGTGATCATTGAAACATTCACAAAAGAAAAAATCGATCCAATGGCAGTACCTGGTGTTTTAGTTTATGGACACGGACCGTTTACTTGGGGAAAAACACCTCAAAAAGCTGTCGAAAATAGTATTGTTTTAGATGAAATAGCAGAAATGGCGGAAGTCACAGAAATCGTAAATAAAAACATTCTTCCGATTCCGCAATATTTACTGGATAAACACTACTTTAGAAAACATGGTGTGAACGCATATTATGGTCAAGGATAA
- a CDS encoding PTS ascorbate transporter subunit IIC has protein sequence MKQVLDFLLGIWDYFAANILTQPAFLIGFIVLLGYILLKKPIYESIAGFLKATVGYLILTVGSGGLVNNFRPILVGLKERFDLDAMVIDPYFGQNAVTAGIEETFGRTFSDTMILLLIAFVMNILLVRFKKYTKLRAVFTTGNVQIQQAATAFWILLFCFPSLGQLPILLIMGLILGCYWAVGSNLTVDITQDLTEGAGFAIAHQQMFGVYIFARLAEKMKKDKNNRKLEDVQLPGFLSIFNENMVATSILMLFFFGIILIVLGPAYLIEAGFMVEGQSFLFYILQTALYFAVYLAILQLGVRTFVSELTESFQGISNTLLPGAVPGIDVAATFGFGSPNAVTIGFLFGALGQFITIGLLILFKSPTVVIAGFIPLFFDNAVIAVYANNRGGFKAACLFPFISGVIQVLGSALIATFIGLSQYGGYIGMFDWATVWPIMTIVMKYLGYFGIALVVVALLAIPQLQYRANPKGYFLIAEDYDEYVKEMGTKNA, from the coding sequence ATGAAACAGGTGTTGGATTTTCTATTAGGGATTTGGGACTATTTTGCAGCGAATATTTTGACTCAGCCAGCCTTTTTGATTGGATTTATTGTTCTTTTGGGCTATATCTTATTGAAAAAACCGATCTATGAAAGTATTGCAGGGTTTTTAAAAGCCACCGTAGGATACCTGATTCTAACTGTCGGTTCTGGAGGGCTCGTTAATAACTTCCGCCCGATCCTTGTAGGTTTAAAGGAACGTTTTGATCTAGATGCCATGGTCATCGATCCTTACTTTGGACAAAACGCAGTGACTGCTGGGATTGAAGAAACATTCGGGCGAACCTTTAGTGATACGATGATTTTGCTGCTGATTGCTTTTGTCATGAATATTTTATTAGTCCGCTTTAAGAAATATACCAAATTACGTGCCGTTTTTACGACTGGAAATGTTCAGATTCAACAAGCAGCTACCGCATTTTGGATTTTATTATTCTGTTTTCCGAGTTTAGGACAACTGCCGATTCTATTGATCATGGGTCTTATATTAGGCTGTTATTGGGCAGTCGGTTCTAATTTGACAGTAGATATCACTCAAGATCTAACAGAAGGAGCAGGTTTTGCGATCGCTCATCAACAGATGTTTGGTGTTTATATTTTTGCTCGACTTGCTGAAAAAATGAAGAAGGATAAAAATAATCGTAAGTTGGAAGATGTCCAATTGCCGGGGTTCCTATCTATTTTCAATGAAAACATGGTTGCAACATCTATTTTGATGCTATTTTTCTTCGGAATCATTTTGATTGTTTTGGGACCTGCCTATTTGATAGAAGCTGGTTTTATGGTTGAAGGACAAAGTTTTCTTTTCTATATTTTACAAACTGCACTGTACTTTGCTGTTTATTTAGCTATCTTGCAACTAGGTGTGCGGACGTTTGTTTCGGAACTGACAGAATCTTTCCAAGGCATTTCCAACACATTACTTCCGGGCGCGGTTCCAGGGATCGATGTTGCAGCAACATTTGGATTTGGTTCGCCGAATGCAGTAACGATTGGCTTTTTATTTGGCGCCTTAGGTCAGTTTATCACGATCGGTCTATTGATTTTATTCAAGTCACCGACTGTTGTTATTGCTGGTTTTATTCCACTGTTCTTTGATAATGCGGTAATTGCAGTTTATGCAAATAATCGCGGTGGGTTTAAAGCAGCTTGCCTGTTTCCGTTTATCTCAGGCGTGATCCAAGTTCTGGGATCTGCACTGATCGCTACATTTATTGGGCTTTCCCAATATGGCGGATATATTGGCATGTTTGACTGGGCAACAGTTTGGCCGATCATGACGATCGTAATGAAGTATCTCGGCTATTTTGGTATTGCTTTAGTCGTTGTTGCACTGCTAGCTATCCCGCAGCTTCAATATCGGGCAAATCCCAAAGGCTATTTCTTGATTGCGGAAGATTATGACGAATATGTAAAAGAAATGGGTACAAAAAATGCGTAA
- a CDS encoding DeoR/GlpR family DNA-binding transcription regulator, protein MKSSHTMIKERRDALLDLLHKHTSLQVKEISQSLDVSEITVRRDLTALEKMGLVKRAHGKAEIVNKIGTEDHNEEIEILKNAIAKKAAEFVAEGNTLFINTGSTALSSLKHLEDKRVTIVSNNVKVANLDHNPNSTVILSGGEIRFPKEALVGDIAIESFSKMSSDISIIGCSGLSIENGITTPVLHEAKINSLIIERTNGLVIVVADYRKIGVSSNFTSGHIKDINYLITDTFASPAVIREIEKQGVQVIQVEV, encoded by the coding sequence ATGAAAAGCTCACATACAATGATCAAAGAGCGTCGCGATGCATTACTCGATCTACTACATAAACATACTAGCTTACAAGTGAAAGAAATCAGTCAGTCCCTTGACGTATCAGAAATCACTGTCCGCCGTGATCTTACCGCCCTAGAAAAAATGGGCCTTGTAAAACGAGCACATGGAAAAGCTGAAATTGTTAACAAAATCGGAACAGAGGATCATAATGAAGAGATCGAAATTTTAAAAAATGCGATCGCTAAAAAGGCAGCTGAATTTGTAGCTGAGGGCAATACATTGTTCATAAACACTGGTTCCACTGCTTTATCCTCTTTAAAACATTTGGAAGATAAACGCGTGACGATCGTCAGTAATAATGTCAAGGTAGCAAACCTTGATCACAATCCAAATTCAACTGTGATTTTATCCGGTGGTGAAATCCGATTTCCTAAAGAAGCTTTAGTCGGAGACATCGCGATCGAGTCGTTTTCAAAAATGTCCTCTGATATTTCGATCATTGGCTGTTCTGGTTTAAGCATCGAAAATGGTATCACTACTCCTGTCTTACATGAAGCTAAAATCAATTCTTTGATCATCGAACGCACAAATGGTTTAGTTATCGTTGTTGCAGATTATCGAAAAATCGGTGTTTCCTCAAACTTTACTAGTGGACACATCAAAGATATCAATTATTTGATCACAGATACCTTTGCCTCACCAGCAGTCATTCGTGAAATCGAAAAGCAAGGGGTACAAGTCATTCAGGTCGAAGTCTGA
- the rlmN gene encoding 23S rRNA (adenine(2503)-C(2))-methyltransferase RlmN, with translation MEKASIYGLTKEELIAWFIDHGEKKFRATQVWEWLYIKRVTAFNEMTNLSKELIALLEENFIINPLRQVIIQEAKDGTVKYLFELPDKNMIETVLMRQEYGLSVCVTTQVGCNIGCTFCASGLLKKQRDLTAGEIVAQIMLVQHYFDQRGQGERVSHVVVMGIGEPFDNYDNLMNFLHTINDAKGLAIGARHITVSTSGLVPKIKEFADNGLQVNLAISLHAPNNDVRTSIMRINRSFPIEKLMEAVDEYIEKTNRRITFEYIMLSHVNDRPEHAQQLADLLKNKKKLTYVNLIPYNPVSEHDQYSRSDKADVLKFYDVLKKNGINCVIRKEHGTDIDAACGQLRSKQIKKAEKKAEKSV, from the coding sequence ATGGAAAAAGCATCCATTTATGGTTTAACGAAAGAGGAATTGATCGCGTGGTTCATCGATCATGGCGAGAAAAAATTCCGAGCGACTCAAGTCTGGGAATGGCTGTATATCAAGCGCGTGACAGCTTTCAACGAAATGACGAATCTATCAAAAGAATTAATCGCTCTTTTAGAAGAAAATTTTATCATCAATCCATTGCGTCAAGTGATCATCCAAGAAGCAAAAGACGGTACGGTGAAATACCTATTTGAATTGCCGGATAAAAATATGATCGAAACGGTTTTGATGCGCCAAGAATATGGATTATCTGTTTGTGTAACGACTCAAGTTGGCTGCAATATTGGCTGTACATTTTGTGCAAGTGGGTTATTAAAGAAACAACGGGATTTAACAGCAGGAGAAATCGTTGCGCAAATCATGCTGGTTCAGCACTATTTTGACCAACGTGGACAAGGTGAGCGAGTAAGTCATGTTGTGGTTATGGGAATCGGTGAGCCATTTGATAATTACGATAATTTGATGAACTTTTTACATACGATCAATGATGCGAAAGGATTAGCGATAGGTGCACGCCATATCACTGTTTCAACAAGTGGTCTAGTACCGAAGATCAAGGAATTTGCAGATAATGGATTACAAGTCAATCTGGCGATTTCTTTACATGCACCAAATAATGATGTTCGGACATCGATCATGCGAATCAACCGCAGCTTCCCGATCGAAAAATTGATGGAGGCAGTTGACGAATATATCGAGAAGACAAATCGGCGAATCACGTTTGAATATATTATGTTAAGTCATGTCAATGATCGACCAGAGCATGCCCAACAATTAGCTGACTTACTGAAAAACAAAAAGAAACTAACATATGTGAATCTGATTCCATATAATCCAGTTAGTGAACATGATCAATATAGTAGAAGTGACAAAGCAGATGTGCTGAAGTTTTACGATGTCCTTAAGAAAAATGGTATCAACTGTGTGATCAGAAAAGAACATGGGACGGATATTGATGCTGCCTGTGGACAATTAAGAAGCAAGCAAATAAAAAAAGCCGAAAAAAAAGCTGAGAAAAGCGTTTAG
- the ulaG gene encoding L-ascorbate 6-phosphate lactonase encodes MATIHDVTKESWILSTFPEWGTYLNEEIEQEQVAPGSVSMWWLGCTGIWLKSHEGTNILCDLWCGTGKRSHGNGKMKKGHQMMRMSGCENMQPNLRTQPFVIDPFAVKDVDALVVTHIHSDHLDINTAAAVHQNCPEARFIGPQEVVNTWLKWGIPEEKTRIVKPGDRVTVNDIEIVALEAFDRTALVTCEDPDEILKGKMPQDMDLIAVNYLFETSGGNIYHAGDSHYSNLFAKHGNEHKIDVCLGAYGENPRGITDKVTSVDMLRMAESLNAKVVIPVHYDIWANFMADPKEITEIWKFKKDRLNYQFKPFIWQVGGKFTYPNDKDKLEFNFYRGFDDVFTTENDTPFPSFL; translated from the coding sequence ATGGCAACAATTCATGATGTAACAAAAGAAAGCTGGATTTTGAGTACGTTTCCAGAATGGGGCACATATTTAAATGAGGAGATCGAGCAAGAACAAGTTGCGCCCGGTAGTGTTTCTATGTGGTGGCTGGGCTGTACGGGAATTTGGCTAAAGTCTCATGAAGGAACAAATATTTTATGTGATTTATGGTGTGGAACAGGCAAACGATCACATGGAAACGGAAAAATGAAGAAAGGACATCAAATGATGCGCATGAGCGGCTGTGAAAATATGCAGCCTAACTTAAGAACACAACCATTTGTGATCGATCCATTTGCAGTTAAAGACGTAGATGCATTAGTCGTGACACATATCCATTCAGATCATTTAGATATCAATACCGCTGCGGCTGTTCATCAAAACTGTCCTGAAGCGCGTTTTATTGGACCGCAGGAAGTTGTGAATACTTGGCTGAAATGGGGCATTCCAGAAGAGAAGACAAGGATCGTAAAGCCGGGCGACCGAGTAACAGTCAATGATATAGAAATTGTTGCGTTGGAGGCGTTTGACCGTACAGCGTTAGTGACATGTGAAGACCCTGACGAGATATTGAAGGGAAAAATGCCGCAGGATATGGACTTGATCGCTGTTAACTACTTATTTGAAACTAGTGGTGGAAATATCTATCATGCCGGTGACTCTCATTATTCTAATTTATTTGCCAAACATGGCAATGAACATAAAATCGATGTTTGTTTAGGCGCGTATGGAGAAAATCCCCGCGGTATTACAGATAAAGTAACTTCTGTGGATATGCTGCGAATGGCTGAGTCATTGAATGCAAAGGTTGTGATCCCAGTACATTATGATATCTGGGCAAACTTTATGGCTGATCCAAAGGAAATCACTGAGATATGGAAGTTCAAGAAAGATCGCTTGAATTATCAGTTTAAGCCATTTATTTGGCAGGTTGGAGGAAAGTTTACTTATCCAAATGATAAAGACAAACTAGAATTTAATTTCTATCGTGGCTTTGATGATGTATTTACGACAGAGAATGATACTCCGTTTCCATCATTTTTATAA
- a CDS encoding APC family permease, with protein sequence MEENQLKREISLFGAFSTVMGTVIGAGVFFKTASVVSFAQSSSLTIFAWILGGFLTLCAGLTSAELATAIPKTGGAVKYIEYTYGKLPGFLLGWAQSVIYFPANIAALSIIFSTQFLHLFHLSDNLLLPIAIGTGLSVTIVNLLGTRIASNLQSFTLIIKMVPIALIVLVGLFMPAVSEVSLFPIRSGGNTGFIQALSGALLATMFAYDGWLGVGAVAGEMKKPEKDLPKAIFLGLTFITIVYVLINFVFLKTLPIQQISGNLNAASDAANQIFGSVGGKIVTIGILISVYGALNGYTMTGIRVPYALALEGLIPFSKQFKKLSKQFVVPYVAGLFQFSIAAVMMFLGSFDLLTDMLVFVMWLFSILIFAAVLILRKREPELLRPYKVPLYPIIPIIAILGGLFILITTLFTQTILASIGIGITLLGIPVYYFNKKISRKMD encoded by the coding sequence ATGGAAGAAAATCAATTAAAGCGGGAAATTTCATTATTTGGAGCTTTTTCAACGGTTATGGGAACAGTTATCGGTGCGGGTGTTTTTTTTAAAACAGCTAGCGTGGTAAGCTTTGCCCAATCGTCAAGCTTGACGATTTTTGCTTGGATATTAGGGGGCTTCTTGACACTTTGTGCTGGATTGACTAGTGCAGAACTAGCAACAGCTATTCCTAAAACCGGTGGAGCAGTTAAATATATTGAATATACATATGGAAAATTACCAGGTTTTTTATTGGGCTGGGCACAAAGTGTGATTTATTTTCCTGCCAATATAGCAGCACTCTCGATTATTTTTAGTACACAATTTCTTCACTTATTTCATTTATCCGATAATCTACTATTACCAATAGCGATTGGTACAGGATTAAGCGTGACGATCGTCAATTTATTAGGAACTAGAATAGCATCAAACTTGCAATCATTCACATTAATAATCAAGATGGTTCCCATCGCATTGATCGTACTCGTTGGATTATTTATGCCGGCAGTCAGTGAAGTGTCGCTATTTCCTATTCGTTCGGGTGGCAATACTGGGTTTATTCAAGCTTTAAGCGGCGCTTTATTAGCCACAATGTTTGCTTATGATGGATGGTTAGGTGTTGGTGCAGTTGCAGGAGAAATGAAAAAACCAGAAAAAGATTTACCTAAAGCAATCTTTTTAGGGTTGACCTTTATTACGATTGTTTATGTCCTGATCAATTTTGTTTTCTTAAAAACACTGCCAATTCAACAAATTTCAGGTAATTTGAACGCGGCGTCTGATGCAGCGAATCAAATTTTTGGTTCTGTTGGCGGAAAAATAGTTACGATCGGTATTTTGATTTCAGTATATGGGGCATTGAATGGGTATACAATGACAGGGATCCGTGTTCCTTACGCCTTAGCTTTGGAAGGGCTGATTCCTTTCAGTAAACAATTTAAAAAGTTATCTAAACAGTTTGTGGTTCCTTATGTCGCAGGTCTATTTCAATTTAGTATTGCTGCTGTTATGATGTTTTTGGGAAGCTTCGATCTACTGACAGACATGCTGGTTTTTGTTATGTGGCTATTTAGTATTTTGATTTTTGCAGCTGTTTTGATCTTAAGAAAAAGAGAACCAGAGCTGTTGAGACCCTACAAAGTACCGCTGTATCCGATCATTCCAATAATTGCGATCCTCGGTGGGTTATTCATTTTGATTACAACTTTATTCACCCAAACGATTTTAGCAAGTATTGGGATCGGTATTACATTGTTAGGCATTCCAGTTTACTATTTTAATAAGAAAATATCTAGAAAAATGGATTAA
- a CDS encoding LysR family transcriptional regulator — translation MRIKQLDYIVKIVELGSVNEAAKHLFITQPSLSNAVKELEQEMGIQIFQRTQKGMVLTTEGTEFLAYARQILEQVDLLEEKYKGTDKRRRLFSVSAQHYAFAVHAFVQLIRSYEENEYEFTFRETQTNNIIEDVSTFHSELGILYLNAFNEKVIRKLLKEKQLVFHPLFIAAPHVFVSKKNPLVGKKSVTLADLEDFPYLSFEQGRVNSFHFSEEILSTLYHKKSIRVSDRATLFNFLIGLDGYTISSGVLSRELNDENIVALPLEVDETMELGWIHPIQKPLSPMAEEYLRYLKEHIIDYGFTIIE, via the coding sequence ATGCGGATCAAACAATTAGATTACATCGTCAAAATCGTTGAGTTAGGCTCAGTCAATGAAGCAGCAAAGCATCTCTTCATTACGCAACCCAGCCTATCAAATGCCGTCAAGGAATTAGAACAGGAAATGGGTATCCAAATTTTTCAGCGAACACAAAAAGGCATGGTGCTTACGACAGAAGGCACAGAGTTTCTAGCTTACGCTAGACAAATTCTAGAACAGGTAGACCTTCTCGAAGAAAAATACAAAGGAACAGACAAACGGCGACGATTATTTTCTGTTTCTGCCCAGCATTATGCTTTTGCAGTTCATGCATTCGTTCAGTTGATCCGCTCCTATGAAGAAAACGAATATGAATTTACGTTTAGAGAGACACAGACGAATAACATTATTGAAGATGTCAGTACATTCCATAGCGAACTGGGCATTTTGTATCTCAATGCATTCAATGAAAAAGTGATCCGCAAACTTTTAAAAGAAAAGCAATTGGTTTTTCATCCATTATTTATTGCAGCACCTCATGTTTTCGTTAGTAAGAAGAATCCCTTGGTAGGAAAAAAATCAGTGACTTTAGCTGATTTAGAAGATTTTCCTTACTTGTCTTTTGAACAAGGTCGTGTCAATTCATTCCATTTTTCTGAAGAGATATTAAGTACGTTGTACCATAAAAAAAGTATACGAGTCAGTGATCGAGCAACCTTATTCAATTTTTTGATCGGACTTGATGGCTATACGATCAGCTCTGGTGTTCTAAGTCGAGAATTGAATGATGAGAACATTGTCGCATTACCTTTAGAAGTAGATGAAACAATGGAACTCGGATGGATACATCCGATCCAAAAACCTTTGTCCCCGATGGCTGAAGAATATCTACGCTATTTGAAAGAGCATATCATCGATTATGGTTTTACGATTATTGAATAA
- a CDS encoding PTS sugar transporter subunit IIB — protein sequence MRVLVSCANGSGTSLMMKKSVEKALKELGFTITNIHHCAISEGKSTAGQYDVVFCPMNFLNMFEDAKKKGITVVGVKNVMSAKEISERVQETDLAAKFK from the coding sequence ATGAGAGTATTAGTATCGTGTGCAAATGGATCTGGAACAAGTTTGATGATGAAAAAAAGCGTGGAAAAAGCATTAAAAGAGCTAGGATTTACGATCACAAACATTCATCACTGTGCAATCTCAGAAGGGAAAAGTACTGCTGGTCAATATGATGTCGTGTTTTGTCCAATGAATTTTTTAAATATGTTTGAAGATGCTAAGAAAAAAGGAATCACTGTTGTAGGAGTAAAAAATGTAATGTCAGCAAAAGAAATCAGTGAACGTGTTCAGGAAACAGATTTAGCAGCTAAATTCAAATAA
- a CDS encoding PTS sugar transporter subunit IIA — protein sequence MLKYFYDNDLIRFCEEGPSNWEEAVVLSCQTLLEKKMITQQYVDEIVDCVKKYGPYIVIVPGVAMPHSSEDSQGVLGTAISFTKMKDEVVFEEGNPEKNASLFFTLAAKNSEEHVENISNLSEMLMTDGLIEALMEIETIADYEKVMMTFDM from the coding sequence ATGTTAAAGTATTTTTATGATAATGACCTCATTCGTTTTTGCGAAGAAGGCCCTTCAAATTGGGAGGAAGCGGTCGTACTTAGCTGTCAGACACTGCTAGAAAAAAAGATGATCACTCAGCAATATGTAGATGAAATCGTGGATTGCGTGAAAAAATATGGTCCATATATTGTCATTGTTCCAGGAGTGGCGATGCCTCATTCTTCAGAAGATAGTCAAGGTGTTTTGGGAACAGCAATATCATTTACAAAAATGAAAGATGAAGTTGTGTTTGAAGAGGGAAATCCAGAAAAAAATGCGTCTCTATTTTTTACATTAGCTGCTAAAAATAGTGAAGAGCATGTAGAAAATATCTCTAATCTTTCTGAGATGTTGATGACGGATGGATTGATTGAAGCACTGATGGAGATTGAGACGATTGCAGATTATGAGAAGGTAATGATGACGTTCGATATGTAG
- a CDS encoding L-ribulose-5-phosphate 3-epimerase produces the protein MTTLGIYEKALPKNISWLERLQLAKKLGFDFVEMSIDETDERLKRLDWTKEERQEIRVAIEETGIQILSICLSGHRRFPFGSQDKEKRSQALILMEKAVDLASDLGIRTIQLAGYDVYYEEKTVTSRAFFIENLKKAVAIAAAKEVVLSIEIMDDPFINSITKFLKIKEQIRSPYLQVYPDLGNLSAWPENDVGYELALGIDQITCIHLKDTLAVTETFSGKFKEVPFGSGCVDFLGCLKTLKQLDYNGPFLIEMWSETSETPEKEIEQAKKFLIPYLKKAGY, from the coding sequence ATGACGACGCTAGGTATTTATGAAAAAGCACTTCCCAAAAATATCAGCTGGTTAGAACGATTACAGCTCGCTAAAAAATTAGGTTTTGATTTTGTTGAAATGTCGATCGATGAGACGGATGAACGCCTGAAACGATTGGACTGGACGAAAGAGGAGCGACAAGAAATCAGAGTAGCTATTGAAGAAACTGGTATTCAGATTCTTTCGATTTGCTTAAGCGGTCATCGACGTTTTCCTTTTGGTTCTCAGGATAAGGAAAAACGTTCACAGGCACTCATTTTGATGGAAAAAGCAGTTGATTTGGCATCTGACTTAGGGATCCGTACGATTCAATTAGCGGGCTACGATGTTTACTATGAAGAAAAAACAGTAACTTCAAGAGCTTTTTTTATTGAAAATTTGAAAAAAGCAGTAGCGATCGCCGCTGCAAAAGAAGTTGTCTTGTCTATTGAGATCATGGATGATCCGTTTATCAATTCAATTACTAAGTTTCTAAAGATCAAGGAGCAAATTCGCTCGCCGTATCTGCAAGTGTATCCAGATTTAGGTAATCTGTCAGCTTGGCCGGAAAATGATGTTGGGTATGAATTGGCGCTTGGTATCGACCAAATTACTTGTATCCATTTAAAGGACACACTTGCTGTGACAGAAACATTTTCAGGGAAATTTAAAGAAGTTCCTTTTGGCAGCGGATGTGTCGATTTCTTAGGCTGTTTAAAAACATTGAAGCAATTAGACTATAATGGTCCATTTTTGATCGAAATGTGGAGTGAAACAAGCGAAACGCCTGAAAAAGAGATTGAGCAGGCGAAAAAATTTCTTATTCCTTATTTGAAGAAGGCGGGGTATTAA